In Takifugu flavidus isolate HTHZ2018 chromosome 5, ASM371156v2, whole genome shotgun sequence, the following proteins share a genomic window:
- the mcidas gene encoding multicilin, whose protein sequence is METQKDRRVLAAVCPNQVGRRRRRAAHKVVGPRSSSPVTVCAGLPCALKQAFSTIAWDDLEYSVRRDSRVLGAQVNGCDEDQDFGGYALDFIADSPSTLESSLSPGELVPFQGCVIPPLTPQWDMSTEDASLACPSADADKFGPGCRAGAPQAPAEVDHGLRDTVHETDDLQERNVHLRQLARRAKHLASVLENLMAVTERERTPAPDDRPPLSPRKRQRLDEGYETESSDSVEDMLRDISTRCNAVLHGSATVKQQGSAVIRVHGAFSGLQTCFSKDGGGAAAEGNIWSFRTSVREHGTIRTRAFPQGQALTTRMQEGGYRFRWVPNHS, encoded by the exons ATGGAGACGCAGAAGGACAGGAGAGTGTTGGCCGCTGTCTGTCCCAACCAGGTCGGCAGACGCAGGAGGAGAGCTGCG CATAAAGTGGTGGGGCCGAGAAGCAGCAGTCCGGTCACCGTGTGCGCGGGGCTCCCCTGCGCCCTGAAACAAG CTTTTTCCACAATTGCGTGGGATGATCTGGAATACTCCGTGAGACGAGACAGCCGCGTCCTCGGCGCTCAG GTGAATGGATGTGACGAGGACCAAGACTTTGGGGGGTATGCGCTGGATTTTATTGCAG attctccctccaccctggagAGCAGCCTGTCCCCAGGAGAGCTGGTGCCATTCCAGGGATGCGTCATCCCCCCACTCACGCCGCAGTGGGACATGTCCACTGAGGACGCCAGTCTGGCCTGTCCCAGTGCAGACGCAGACAAATTTGGACCTGGGTGCAGAGCCGGGGCACCACAGGCCCCTGCAGAAGTCGACCACGGG CTCAGAGACACCGTGCACGAAACCGATGACCTGCAGGAGCGAAACGTCCACCTGAGACAGTTAGCCAGACGTGCCAAACACTTGGCCTCGGTGCTGGAG AACCTGATGGCAGTAACAGAGAGGGAGCGGACGCCGGCGCCCGACGACAGACCCCCGCTGAGCCCCCGCAAGCGGCAGCGCCTGGACGAGGGATACGAGACAGAGTCCTCGGACTCAGTGGAGGACATGCTGAGGGACATCAGCACACGCTGCAACGCTGTCTTGCATGGCTCCGCCACAGTGAAGCAGCAGGGCTCGGCGGTCATACGTGTGCACGGAGCGTTCTCCGGCCTGCAGACGTGTTTTTCCAAAGACGGCGGCGGAGCGGCAGCTGAGGGCAACATCTGGTCCTTCAGAACTTCTGTCAGGGAACACGGCACCATAAGGACTCGGGCGTTCCCTCAGGGACAAGCCCTCACCACCAGGATGCAGGAAGGAGGATACCGCTTCCGCTGGGTTCCCAACCACAGCTGA
- the gpx8 gene encoding probable glutathione peroxidase 8 isoform X2, giving the protein MEALGGYPTRSSNPKAKKLTVLLSMTVGVGCLFLLQTQLLKPRRPSDFYSFEVKDAKGRTVSLEKYRGKASLVVNVASYSEQTEGNYRYLQELHRELGTSHFNVLAFPCGQFGDTEPGTSRDSEAFAKATYGVTFPFFNRIKIMGSEAEPAFRFLTDSVHKVPKWNFWKFLVNPEGKVVRFWRTDEPLESIRQEVTTLVREIIVKKRVEL; this is encoded by the exons ATGGAGGCCTTAGGGGGCTACCCTACCAGGTCCTCCAACCCCAAAGCCAAGAAACTGACCGTCCTGTTGAGTATGACAGTCGGTGTGGGGTGCCTGTTCCTCCTTCAGACGCAGCTGCTGAAGCCGAGGCGACCGTCGGACTTTTATTCCTTCGAGGTGAAGGACGCGAAGGGGAGGACGGTCTCTCTGGAGAAGTACCGAGGAAAA GCGTCTTTAGTTGTAAACGTGGCGAGTTACAGCGAGCAGACGGAGGGAAACTATCGGtatctgcaggagctgcaccGGGAGCTGGGCACCTCTCACTTCAACGTCCTGGCCTTTCCTTGCGGTCAGTTCGGGGACACGGAGCCCGGGACCAGCCGGGACAGCGAGGCTTTCGCCAAGGCCACCTACGGCGTTACGTTCCCCTTCTTCAACAGGATCAAAATAATGGGCTCCGAGGCTGAGCCTGCTTTCAGGTTCCTCACAG attctgtCCACAAAGTCCCCAAGTGGAACTTCTGGAAGTTTCTGGTGAACCCAGAGGGTAAAGTGGTCCGCTTCTGGCGGACGGACGAGCCCTTGGAGAGCATTCGGCAGGAAGTGACCACGCTGGTGCGAGAAATCATCGTCAAAAAACGGGTGGAGCTATGA
- the gpx8 gene encoding probable glutathione peroxidase 8 isoform X1, giving the protein MEALGGYPTRSSNPKAKKLTVLLSMTVGVGCLFLLQTQLLKPRRPSDFYSFEVKDAKGRTVSLEKYRGKASLVVNVASYSEQTEGNYRYLQELHRELGTSHFNVLAFPCGQFGDTEPGTSRDSEAFAKATYGVTFPFFNRIKIMGSEAEPAFRFLTGLQTQQLCLGPDCSAYTPNSLPHALAFCTPGDAQLLTMPTLSEFYYSVHKVPKWNFWKFLVNPEGKVVRFWRTDEPLESIRQEVTTLVREIIVKKRVEL; this is encoded by the exons ATGGAGGCCTTAGGGGGCTACCCTACCAGGTCCTCCAACCCCAAAGCCAAGAAACTGACCGTCCTGTTGAGTATGACAGTCGGTGTGGGGTGCCTGTTCCTCCTTCAGACGCAGCTGCTGAAGCCGAGGCGACCGTCGGACTTTTATTCCTTCGAGGTGAAGGACGCGAAGGGGAGGACGGTCTCTCTGGAGAAGTACCGAGGAAAA GCGTCTTTAGTTGTAAACGTGGCGAGTTACAGCGAGCAGACGGAGGGAAACTATCGGtatctgcaggagctgcaccGGGAGCTGGGCACCTCTCACTTCAACGTCCTGGCCTTTCCTTGCGGTCAGTTCGGGGACACGGAGCCCGGGACCAGCCGGGACAGCGAGGCTTTCGCCAAGGCCACCTACGGCGTTACGTTCCCCTTCTTCAACAGGATCAAAATAATGGGCTCCGAGGCTGAGCCTGCTTTCAGGTTCCTCACAGGTCTGCAGACACAACAGCTCTGTCTCGGACCAGATTGCTCAGCATACACCCCCAACAGCCTTCCACACGCACTGGCATTCTGCACGCCAGGAGATGCACAACTCCTGACTATGCCAACTTTAAGTgaattttatt attctgtCCACAAAGTCCCCAAGTGGAACTTCTGGAAGTTTCTGGTGAACCCAGAGGGTAAAGTGGTCCGCTTCTGGCGGACGGACGAGCCCTTGGAGAGCATTCGGCAGGAAGTGACCACGCTGGTGCGAGAAATCATCGTCAAAAAACGGGTGGAGCTATGA